One region of Agrobacterium tumefaciens genomic DNA includes:
- a CDS encoding DMT family transporter, translating to MPSKAYLALIIATLCWGGNTVAGKLAVGHISPMAFTFLRWVLAVAIIFAISLPQLIKDWPVVKKRLPYFFVLGSIGYTAFNVFLYTALQHTSAINAAVIQAGIPMVIFVLNFILFRTRVLFGQIAGFCLTIAGVALLASHGDPVSLLQLEMNAGDAIMLLAVLVYAIYTVILRWKPIVDWRTLMAIPAFFALLTSVPLVFWEISRDNVVWPDQKGWVLVVYAAIFASLIAQILYIKGVEQIGANRAGLFINLVPVFGTLLSVIVLSETLHPYQIAALVMALAGIAVAERKKSPAS from the coding sequence GTGCCTTCGAAAGCCTATCTCGCCCTCATCATCGCCACGCTCTGCTGGGGTGGCAATACCGTTGCCGGAAAGCTCGCCGTCGGCCACATCAGCCCCATGGCGTTTACCTTCCTGCGCTGGGTTTTGGCCGTCGCCATCATCTTCGCCATTTCCTTGCCGCAGCTCATCAAGGACTGGCCGGTGGTGAAAAAACGCCTGCCTTACTTCTTCGTGCTCGGCAGTATCGGTTACACCGCCTTCAACGTCTTTCTTTATACCGCGCTTCAGCACACCTCCGCCATCAATGCCGCCGTCATCCAGGCGGGCATTCCCATGGTCATATTCGTGCTGAACTTCATCCTGTTCCGCACTCGCGTGCTGTTCGGCCAGATCGCCGGTTTCTGTCTCACCATTGCCGGCGTGGCGCTTCTCGCCTCGCATGGTGATCCGGTCTCGCTGCTGCAACTGGAGATGAATGCCGGCGACGCCATCATGCTGCTGGCGGTGCTGGTCTATGCCATCTACACCGTCATCCTGCGCTGGAAACCAATCGTGGACTGGCGCACGCTGATGGCGATCCCAGCCTTTTTCGCCCTCCTAACCTCAGTCCCGCTGGTCTTTTGGGAAATCTCACGCGACAACGTCGTCTGGCCCGATCAGAAGGGTTGGGTGCTGGTGGTCTATGCCGCCATCTTCGCGTCGCTCATCGCCCAGATCCTGTACATCAAGGGCGTGGAGCAGATCGGCGCCAACCGCGCCGGCCTTTTCATCAACCTCGTCCCCGTCTTCGGCACGCTTCTCTCCGTCATCGTCCTCAGCGAAACCCTGCATCCCTACCAGATCGCGGCGCTGGTGATGGCGCTGGCCGGCATTGCCGTGGCGGAACGAAAAAAATCGCCGGCTTCCTGA
- a CDS encoding transglutaminase-like cysteine peptidase — MLKKIIAAAICGIAIASMSTHADAAGAAGFARSFAAAEKSAVTQIGISAPGGFDGCVLSAGQCVSTIAAPLTGERRDELLRVNRDVNATMGALDDYFSGFSADVPATPSVSANDCGDCAAIKRTALAGAGWSSAALRLAFLLDDDGSLEKVLIVSTDKGDIVLGNAAFSPVERETAL, encoded by the coding sequence ATGCTGAAGAAGATTATTGCTGCCGCCATCTGCGGAATTGCCATTGCTTCCATGTCCACTCATGCCGATGCGGCTGGTGCCGCCGGTTTTGCACGCAGCTTTGCCGCAGCCGAAAAGAGCGCCGTAACACAGATCGGTATTTCGGCGCCCGGCGGTTTTGATGGCTGCGTTCTGTCCGCCGGCCAATGCGTTTCGACGATTGCCGCACCGCTGACCGGCGAACGCCGCGATGAACTGCTGCGCGTCAACCGCGATGTGAACGCCACCATGGGCGCACTCGATGATTATTTCTCCGGCTTTTCAGCCGATGTTCCGGCAACGCCTTCGGTAAGCGCCAATGATTGTGGCGATTGTGCCGCGATCAAGCGCACGGCACTGGCCGGTGCCGGCTGGTCTTCCGCAGCACTGCGCCTTGCCTTTTTGCTTGATGATGACGGATCGCTCGAAAAGGTGCTCATTGTGAGCACCGACAAGGGCGATATCGTGCTCGGCAACGCCGCTTTCTCTCCGGTTGAGCGCGAAACCGCGCTCTAA
- a CDS encoding transglycosylase SLT domain-containing protein yields the protein MRGVFAVVLLMTVLAGCATAPSQVTNACAIFEQRNGLFNNWRRDARAAEREFGVPVPVMMATIYTESAFRPYARPPRTKLFGFIPWTRQSTAYGYAQALDGTWEVYKRETGRWSASRTDFTDAIHFVGWYHAKSRRENGIALNDPYNLYLAYYSGHAGYAKGSWRNNSAVQKAARRSANMALRYEAQLQQCGYR from the coding sequence ATGCGTGGCGTATTTGCCGTTGTTTTACTGATGACTGTTCTGGCCGGTTGCGCAACCGCACCGTCGCAGGTCACCAATGCCTGTGCGATTTTCGAGCAGCGGAACGGCCTCTTCAACAACTGGCGACGTGACGCGAGGGCAGCCGAACGGGAGTTCGGCGTGCCGGTGCCGGTGATGATGGCAACGATCTACACCGAATCTGCCTTCCGCCCCTATGCCCGCCCGCCGCGCACCAAACTCTTCGGCTTCATTCCCTGGACGCGCCAGTCCACCGCTTACGGTTATGCCCAGGCGCTGGACGGTACATGGGAGGTCTACAAACGCGAAACCGGCCGCTGGTCGGCCAGCCGCACGGATTTCACCGACGCAATCCATTTCGTCGGCTGGTATCACGCCAAGAGCCGCCGCGAAAACGGCATTGCGCTGAACGATCCCTATAACCTCTACCTCGCCTATTATTCCGGCCATGCCGGTTACGCCAAGGGAAGCTGGCGCAACAATTCCGCCGTCCAGAAAGCCGCCCGCCGCTCCGCCAACATGGCGCTGCGTTACGAGGCGCAGTTGCAGCAATGCGGATATCGCTAA
- a CDS encoding alpha/beta hydrolase, which produces MTKDTYFHKSRAGVAGAPLFVVLHGTGGDENQFFDFGSGLLPNATIVSPLGDVAEHGAARFFRRTGEGVYDMADLERATAKLADFVKANREHYQAGPVIGLGFSNGANILANVLIEQPELFDAAVLMHPLIPFEPQAAAAKSSRRVLITAGERDPICPVPLTKALEKSLEAQGGTVKTVWHPGGHEIRSNEIEAVRAFLAPYGG; this is translated from the coding sequence ATGACCAAAGACACATATTTCCACAAATCCCGTGCCGGCGTTGCGGGTGCACCGCTTTTCGTCGTGCTGCACGGCACCGGCGGTGATGAAAACCAGTTCTTCGATTTCGGCTCGGGCCTGTTGCCGAATGCCACGATTGTCTCGCCGCTCGGCGATGTCGCCGAACATGGCGCTGCGCGGTTTTTCCGGCGCACGGGTGAGGGCGTTTACGACATGGCCGATCTAGAGCGGGCAACAGCCAAGCTGGCGGATTTCGTCAAAGCCAACCGGGAGCACTATCAGGCTGGTCCGGTTATCGGTCTCGGTTTTTCCAACGGCGCGAATATTCTCGCAAATGTGCTGATCGAACAGCCGGAGCTTTTTGATGCCGCCGTGCTGATGCATCCGCTCATCCCGTTCGAGCCGCAGGCGGCTGCGGCCAAATCCTCGCGCCGGGTGTTGATCACGGCCGGAGAACGCGATCCCATCTGCCCGGTGCCGCTGACGAAGGCGCTGGAAAAGAGCCTTGAAGCGCAGGGCGGCACGGTGAAAACGGTGTGGCATCCGGGCGGGCATGAAATTCGTTCGAACGAAATCGAGGCGGTGCGGGCGTTTCTGGCGCCTTATGGAGGGTAG
- a CDS encoding VOC family protein, with protein MLNQIKGLHHVTSMAGSARQNNGFFTDTLGLRRVKKTVNFDAPDVYHLYYGDEVGTPGSVMTYFPFPHIARGRPGTGEVGTTLFSVPEGSLGYWQDRLSKAGVDGLKADEAFGNKRLHFEGPDGDGFALVEVKDDARTQWTGNGVSADQAIHGFQGASLRLRDEGATAELLKFMGYEEVDRQDGVLRLGMPGGNGADVIDIETMPNISGARLGAGSVHHIAFAVENREKQLEVRKALMDTGYQVTPVIDRDYFWAIYFRTPGGVLFEVATNEPGFDRDEDTAHLGEALKLPTQHAHLRAQLEKQLEPLGDEKAV; from the coding sequence ATGTTGAACCAGATCAAGGGCCTGCACCACGTCACCTCCATGGCCGGTAGTGCGCGCCAGAACAACGGCTTTTTCACCGATACGCTCGGCCTGCGCCGGGTGAAGAAGACGGTCAATTTCGATGCGCCGGATGTCTACCATCTCTATTATGGCGATGAGGTCGGCACGCCCGGCTCCGTCATGACCTATTTTCCGTTCCCGCACATTGCCCGTGGTCGTCCCGGCACCGGCGAAGTGGGCACAACGCTGTTTTCCGTCCCGGAAGGCTCGCTCGGCTACTGGCAGGATCGTCTTTCCAAGGCGGGCGTGGACGGTCTGAAGGCTGACGAGGCATTCGGCAACAAGCGCCTGCATTTTGAAGGTCCCGATGGTGATGGTTTCGCGCTGGTCGAGGTCAAGGATGATGCCCGTACGCAGTGGACCGGCAATGGGGTCAGTGCGGATCAGGCGATCCACGGTTTTCAGGGCGCCTCCTTGCGCCTCCGTGACGAAGGGGCGACCGCCGAGCTTTTGAAGTTCATGGGTTATGAGGAAGTGGACCGCCAGGATGGCGTGCTGCGTCTCGGCATGCCCGGCGGCAACGGTGCTGATGTCATCGACATCGAAACCATGCCGAACATCTCCGGCGCGCGCCTCGGCGCGGGTTCGGTGCACCACATCGCCTTTGCGGTCGAAAACCGCGAAAAACAGCTCGAAGTCCGCAAGGCGCTGATGGATACCGGCTATCAGGTGACCCCGGTGATCGACCGCGATTATTTCTGGGCGATCTATTTCCGCACGCCCGGCGGCGTGCTGTTCGAAGTGGCCACCAACGAGCCCGGTTTCGACCGCGATGAGGATACGGCGCATCTCGGCGAGGCGCTGAAGCTGCCGACCCAGCACGCGCATCTGCGCGCCCAGCTGGAAAAGCAGCTGGAGCCGCTGGGTGACGAGAAGGCGGTTTAA
- a CDS encoding siderophore-interacting protein has translation MPVSLLSAETSVSLPDPASIVDAFEDHFSEHMEMEREGTTVRFKAEYGHGSFSAEGGRFAARVSCVSEHILTSVKAMVAEHIVEFSGKTGLDFRWSGHGAYQRELPNLFVGKVARAYNLTPHMRRLVVSVESGIERLVTGGMHVRLLLIPDQARAAVWPYLAPTGAIVWPAGDDLLTRRVYTIRSGDVGRGEVDIDFVMHEGDDMPGANFGATAKPGDVLGIIGPSGTCPEAERYVFAGDETALPVMLRMAAEMPVGKTLSVYAEIDNEAERQVIVCAANVEWTWLYRRGKPAGTSGLIEQALRGHAWTGEHDGLHVFVACEKSEARAAKSFLTDEISFPKASLRAVGYWSMGLADDH, from the coding sequence GTGCCCGTGTCTCTCCTGTCTGCAGAAACCTCTGTCTCGCTGCCCGATCCCGCATCGATCGTCGATGCTTTCGAGGATCATTTTTCGGAGCATATGGAGATGGAGCGGGAAGGGACGACGGTGCGTTTCAAGGCGGAATATGGCCATGGCAGCTTCAGCGCCGAAGGTGGCCGGTTCGCCGCCCGGGTAAGCTGCGTTTCCGAACATATATTGACGTCGGTCAAGGCCATGGTGGCTGAGCATATCGTTGAGTTTTCCGGCAAGACGGGACTCGATTTCCGTTGGAGCGGACACGGCGCCTATCAGCGCGAGCTACCCAATCTCTTCGTCGGCAAGGTTGCCCGCGCCTATAATCTGACGCCGCATATGCGCCGTCTCGTGGTGTCCGTCGAAAGCGGTATTGAAAGGCTTGTCACCGGCGGCATGCATGTTCGCCTGCTGCTCATTCCCGATCAGGCGCGCGCTGCGGTCTGGCCTTACCTCGCGCCCACCGGCGCGATCGTCTGGCCGGCGGGCGACGATCTTCTGACGCGGCGCGTCTATACCATCCGCTCCGGCGATGTCGGCCGCGGTGAGGTGGATATCGATTTCGTCATGCATGAGGGCGATGACATGCCGGGCGCAAATTTCGGCGCGACGGCAAAGCCGGGCGACGTTCTCGGCATCATCGGTCCGAGCGGCACTTGCCCGGAAGCGGAGCGTTACGTCTTTGCCGGCGACGAGACCGCGCTGCCGGTGATGCTGCGCATGGCGGCGGAAATGCCTGTTGGCAAGACGCTCAGCGTCTATGCCGAGATCGACAACGAGGCGGAACGGCAGGTGATCGTCTGCGCCGCCAATGTCGAATGGACATGGCTTTATCGTCGCGGCAAGCCCGCCGGCACATCGGGCCTTATCGAACAGGCGTTGCGCGGCCATGCCTGGACGGGCGAGCATGATGGCCTGCATGTTTTCGTCGCCTGCGAGAAGTCCGAGGCGAGGGCGGCGAAATCCTTCCTCACCGATGAGATTTCCTTCCCGAAAGCGTCGCTGCGCGCCGTCGGTTACTGGAGCATGGGCCTCGCCGACGATCATTGA